In Selenomonadales bacterium, one genomic interval encodes:
- the sdaAA gene encoding L-serine ammonia-lyase, iron-sulfur-dependent, subunit alpha, protein MLGLHEVMLRREVELTGLSEAEVKAKLTLSLEIMKRATERGLTADIKSVSGLIGGDAKKVREHSERTKSVCGSLMSRAISRAMAVLEVNAAMGKIVAAPTAGSSGVVPGVLLTVAEEFALDDAALIKGLLTAGAVGFIITRNATVSGAEGGCQAETGSAAAMAAAAVVEMMGGSPPAALHAAAICLQNVLGLVCDPIAGLVEVPCEHRNALGAANALISAEMALAGVASIIPFDEVVEAMYRVGHSLPCELRETALGGLAGTPTGQRIKKVLF, encoded by the coding sequence ATGCTCGGCCTGCACGAGGTCATGCTTAGGCGGGAAGTAGAGCTCACAGGGTTAAGCGAGGCAGAAGTCAAGGCGAAGCTTACGCTTAGTCTCGAAATAATGAAGAGGGCCACAGAGCGGGGCCTGACGGCAGACATAAAGTCGGTCAGCGGTTTAATTGGGGGCGACGCCAAAAAGGTAAGGGAACACAGCGAACGGACAAAGTCGGTTTGCGGTTCGCTGATGAGCAGGGCGATCAGCCGCGCCATGGCCGTGCTCGAGGTCAACGCCGCGATGGGCAAAATCGTGGCCGCACCTACGGCCGGTTCAAGCGGCGTTGTGCCCGGCGTCCTACTGACTGTAGCCGAAGAGTTCGCGCTTGACGACGCCGCCCTGATAAAAGGCTTGCTGACGGCCGGTGCGGTGGGGTTTATTATCACGCGCAACGCCACTGTGTCGGGTGCGGAAGGGGGCTGCCAAGCCGAAACAGGCTCAGCCGCCGCTATGGCTGCCGCGGCGGTCGTCGAGATGATGGGCGGTTCGCCTCCGGCCGCCTTACACGCTGCGGCCATTTGCCTACAGAACGTGTTGGGGTTAGTCTGCGACCCTATTGCCGGGCTGGTTGAAGTGCCCTGCGAGCACAGAAACGCGCTCGGGGCGGCGAACGCCCTCATTTCTGCCGAGATGGCGCTTGCCGGTGTCGCCAGTATTATCCCCTTTGATGAAGTCGTCGAAGCTATGTATCGCGTCGGCCACTCCTTGCCCTGTGAACTGCGGGAAACGGCCTTAGGTGGTTTGGCTGGTACCCCTACAGGTCAACGCATTAAGAAAGTACTTTTCTGA
- the sdaAB gene encoding L-serine ammonia-lyase, iron-sulfur-dependent subunit beta, whose protein sequence is MKEYSLFDILGPNMIGPSSSHTAGACRLGYIAHKLARGEIKQVTFCLHGSFAETYRGHGTDKALLGGILGLLPDDERLRDAFCLAKEKGIEFGFTAADLGPEQHPNTVRINIRKSDDQTMTILGSSIGGGNIQITEIDGVSLAFTGEYPTLIIPHTDKPGMVGKVTSILGQQGVNIAFMRVYRQQRGKMAYMIIETDNAIGDEVLQAIRRVENVTNACLVSIS, encoded by the coding sequence ATGAAGGAATACAGCCTATTTGATATTTTAGGGCCGAACATGATTGGCCCTTCAAGTTCGCATACCGCCGGAGCCTGCAGGCTAGGGTACATCGCACATAAGCTGGCGCGGGGAGAGATTAAGCAAGTAACCTTCTGTCTGCACGGTTCCTTTGCTGAGACCTACCGTGGCCATGGGACAGATAAGGCTCTGCTTGGGGGTATTTTAGGGCTACTGCCGGATGACGAGAGGCTAAGAGACGCCTTTTGCTTAGCTAAAGAAAAGGGTATAGAGTTTGGCTTCACTGCGGCCGACTTAGGCCCGGAGCAGCATCCCAATACCGTGCGGATAAACATACGCAAGTCCGACGACCAGACCATGACTATTCTTGGGTCGTCAATCGGCGGGGGGAACATACAGATAACCGAGATAGACGGGGTAAGCCTGGCCTTTACGGGGGAGTACCCAACGCTAATTATTCCCCACACGGATAAGCCCGGCATGGTGGGGAAAGTCACTTCTATTTTGGGTCAACAAGGCGTTAACATTGCCTTTATGCGGGTGTATCGGCAGCAAAGGGGCAAAATGGCCTATATGATTATAGAAACAGACAACGCGATTGGGGACGAGGTTTTGCAGGCTATACGGCGTGTCGAAAACGTCACCAACGCTTGTTTGGTGAGCATTAGCTAG